The Pelagovum sp. HNIBRBA483 sequence CGGCCAACAATTCCGCGCCGCGATCCAATGCATCTTGGGTCATTTTCTGAATGGTTTCCAGCCCGCGCTTGTTCGCCATTGGGCCGATTTGCACGCCATCGTCCAATCCGCGCCCGATCTTGAGTGAATTGGCGATTTCCGCGAAACGAGAGGCGAACTTCTCGTAACTATTTTCATGAACGTAGAATCTGGTTGGCGAAATACAAACCTGACCGCAATTGCGGAATTTTGTAGGCGCACATATTTCGGCTGCTTTCTCAGCGTCGAAATCGTCAAACACCAGAACAGGGCCGTGGCCTCCCAATTCCATCGACACCTTCTTGACCCCCTCCGCAGCAAGCGAAAGGATTTGTTTGCCGACAGGAACAGAGCCCGTCACGCTGACCTTTCGCACGATGGGAGAGCGGATGAGTTTTTCAGCAATTTGGCCCGAATTGCCGGTCAACATATTCACGACCCCAGGCGGAATGCCCGCATCATGGCAGGCCTGTATCAGAGCAGCACATGAAGCTGGTGTTTCACCTGCGGGCTTGATGATGATCGCGCAACCGGCCCCAAGAGCGGCTGCAATCTTTCTGGCCGGCAACAATGCCGGAAAATTCCATGCTGAAAAGGCCGCAACGACGCCAACAGGTTGATATATCACCGCCATGCGGCTGTCGCTGGTGCGCGCTTCGATGATCTGGCCATAAATACGTTTGGTTTCTTCCGAATACCATTCGAACTGGTCGGCCGCAGCGCCGGTTTCGCCCATGGACTCGGCCAATGGCTTGCCGGTTTCCAACGACATAAGCCTTGCGATCTCACTCTGCCTCTCGCGTATCAGATCAGCAACTTTGCGGATCTTTGCCGCTCGGTCCCATGTCCCGGTTTTGCGCCAAACATCAAAGCCGTCTTTTGCCGCTGAAAGCGCCCGATTGATGTCGTCATCTGCGGCGACGGCGATCGAACCAATCACATCTTCCGATGCCGGACACGTCACCGGCTTGGTCGCACCGTCCGAAGCATTGCACCAGTCGCCATTGATGAAGAGTTCAATATTCTCATACATTGATGCCGCTCCTTAAATAGTCGCGTTCAGGTACGCGCCCTGAACTTCTTCGACCCAATTTCCGACATTCCAGGACCCATAGGCTCCCATACCTGCGATCGGGTCACGTCCCGAATAGACAGGGATATGAAGCAGCGAGAGTCCATCGTAGGCATGCGCCTCAGTTAGCGCAGCCTCGAGCGCACTACGGGTGAAGCCTCCGTGAAGCGCCTTCACACCGGACACCGACGCCGCCATCGCCCTGTAATCAACCGCCACACTGTCATTCGTTTTGAATTCGCGCCCATACTGGTCGTATTGAAGGCCGGTGATCGCCGCCATCCGCCGGTTGTCAAACAGGGCAATCATACCGCGAACGCCATGCTCGACCGCATCAATCAGGATTTGCGGGTTCATCATGAAGGAGCCATCCCCGGTGAAGGCGATGCCGTATTTGGCATCCTTCACCAACGCGCCACCCAAAAGAGCCGATCCCGAAAACCCCATGAAGGAGGCTCCCGTCTCGGTGTATGTCTGGCCGGGCGCATCGTCTTCTACGATCTGGAACCCATTGGCCTGCACATCACCCGCGTCGAAGAATTTGATCGCGCCGACCTTGTTGGCAAAAGACGCAACAGTGTGGATCGCGGCGGGTTGGGTGAGGACAGGTTGCTGCCACACTTCGTCGGCAATCGGTTCCGCGTGAATCCGCTTTGCCTTGAAGGCCGTCCATTCATCCTTCTTTGCGGCACAATCCCGGATCCAGTCCTTGCGCAAGTCAATGCCCGCATCATCGCCCAGCTCCGCTAGCAGCATATCAATGACCGATGTGATATCGCCCGGAAGGCATACCGTGTTGGCATAATGGGTCAAATCGTCGAGATCACCGTTGATGTTCAACACGGCTTGCGCATTTGGATAGCCGACACCCGAACAATCCGCCTGACACACACCGCGGCTTCCGATCACGATTAGCGCATCAGCATTTTGCATCGCGTAGTTGCCCGAGATCGAACCTTTGGAACCGCCCACATGCATGTTCTGGGCATGTGCGTCCATCAGAACCCCGGTTGACCCTGGCGACAATACAACAGGGGCGCCGATGCGTGTGGCAAGCGATCTTACAGCCATATAATGTGACCGGGTGCCCCCTCCGGCTTTTATGACAATGCGTTTATAACGACGCAGGAAATCTACAGCGGCGCCCAGATCGTCGGATCTTGCTGGCGCAACCGGCGGCAATGTCTGACGCCCTGGCAGGGTCGCAATATTGATCTTGGTCATTTGCGGCTGGGTGTTGATAGGCAGCATGATGAAAAACGGGCCCGCCTTGTAAGGGTGATGGGCGCAAGCCGTTCCCCGTCGCATGCATTCACGCAGTGCGCCTGGCGTGTGCAGCGTATAGGATTGCCCCATAAGGGCAGTCATCTTACCGAAAACCCCCTGCTCGGGCTTCGGTACCTGCTGCATGTTGTAGCCTTCGCCCTGTGTCGTCTCGTCACCATAGATATGGTAAACCCCAACCCCGTTAGACGCCGCAGCGAGCGATCCTGCCATCGCCTGAAGTCCACCCGGTCCAATGGATGTGACAACTGCAGGCGTTTTGCCGTAAACCCATGCATAGGCTGTGGCTGCATGCGCCATTTCCACTTCATTGCGGCAGTTTATGACCTCAACCGCACCTTCCTCGTGATAAATGCGCAAGACCTCGCCGAGATCGGTCGAGCCGTGTCCGAAGATCGCAAAGTAGCGGCGAACGCCTTGCTTCATCAGGGCGACAACAAGCGCCTCTGAAAGTGTCAGATCGACAATACCACCGTTCTGATCGTCGATCAGCGCATCTTCGACAGACTTGACCGCCAGCCTGATTGCTCTTTTCCGAATTTCGTTCTCGGGTTCGTCGGGGATCTTGTTTTTGTCAAGCATCTGTCATCTCGATTTTTTTGGAGGTTTTCTTTTTCAGCTTCAGTTCGGTGATCACTTGCAAACCAATGACCAGCAGCGCGAGGGCGAAGAACACCAAGACTGTCGGAGAGGTCAGGAAGATGTCGAAACTACCGCCGGACAGCATCATCGCAGTCCTGAACTCGTTCTCCAGCGTCGGTCCTAAAACCATTCCGAGGATGATGGGTGTAATCGGGATGCGCAGAGCTACGAGCACATAGGCCAGAACGCCGATGGCCCCCATAGCATAGATGTCAAAGGCACTATTGCGGATGGAATAGGCTCCGATTGCACAGAGAACCAACACGGAAACGGCCAGCATCTCACGAGGGATCTTAAGCACATGCACAAATATGCGGATCCCCATCAGTTGAAGACCCAGTACCCAGACATAGGCCAGGGCAACGGCAACATACATTCCATAGACTTCCACGGCATTGTTCATGAACAGTGCCGGTCCCGGCGTAATGCCATGGATCATCAGACCAGCAAGAACGATTGCTGTCGCCGGATCTCCTGGAATGCCCAAAGATAACAGAGGGATAAGCGTTCCGCCTGTGACTGCATTGTTGGCAGTTTCCGGCGCGATAACACCTTCGATATTTCCCTTACCGAAGCTTTCCGGCTTTTTCGAAAACCGTTTTGCGTGATCATAAGCGAGGAACGAGGCGATTGCACCGCCGGTGCCCGGGATCGCGCCGATACCCGTGCCCAATACAGAACACCGCAGCATCAGTGAAAGCTTGCCGAAGAGCATTTTCAGAGAGGGCAATTCAGCGCGGACCTTGGCGACGCGCTTTGTATGCAGATCCTGTGGCCCTTTCCCTGAAAAGGCTTCGATAATAAACGGAACGGCGAACAACCCGATCATCGCCACCAGAAGATTGACACCTTGCAGCAGATTGATGCTGCCAAATGTCATCCGCGGCACGCCATCGATTGCGTCGAGGCCGACCGTCATGATCATGAGTCCGAGGGCACCAGCAATCAGCCCCTTGATGAGAGAGTCACCGCAAAGCCCGCAAATCGTCGACATGCCGAACAGAACAAGCGCGAAGATTTCCGCCGGTCCGAAACTGATTGCGATCCGCGACACGAGGTCAACCGAGACCATCATGACGAACAAGCTGAACAATCCGCCAAATACGGACACAATCACGGCAGTACCCAAAGCAATTGAAGCGTTGCCCTGTTTGGTCATGGCATGGCCGTCAAGCACGGTCGCGGCAGCTGATGGTGTCCCTGGAATACCCAGCAATATCGCAGAGACTGACCCCCCAGTCATGCCTCCGATGTAGGTTCCGAGCAACAATCCAATCGCGGGAACTGGGTCCATGCTAAAGGTGATCGGCAACGCGAGCGCAAGGGCGACTGTAAATGTCAGTCCGGGTATCGACCCGAAGACAAGTCCAACCATTGCCCCGAGTCCTATCGCCGCAATTGCCATCGGCGTGAATGAAAGCGCAAGTGCTTGAAGAAACAGATCCATCATCTTATCCCACGTTCAGCCAGGTGCCATTCGCGAGATAAATCCCGAGCAGCTTTTCGAAGATGAGCCAGCTTCCCACGGTCAACCCGAGAGACATTCCAATCAGTTTCCTGAGCGACCGGACACGCAAACTCACGATCATGACCAACAGCACCACCAAAGGGGTCGCCAAAACGAAGCCGATCTTTTCAAGCAAGAAGCCGTACAGAACGATCTGTCCAAGAACCAACAGGGCCGGACCCCAATCAAGCCGGTTGGTCGATGGCATCTCAGGATCGTCCGACGTCTCTGCTGAAGCGGTGTCCGCACCTGATACAATCCGACTAATCAGCAGGATCGCCGAGAAAACCGTCAGGATCAGCCCAAACGCCATTGGAAAGGCTCTTGGGCCGACTTCTCCATCTCCGAAACCTGGAGGGATCGTGTCAACGACCAACCATGTCCAACAAACACCGAGCAGGAGTAGAACCGCTGCAGCAATGGCATCTTGAACACGATTGGTCATCTTTTCGATCCCTGGCTAGAGTTACTGGGCCATGCCGAGTTCTGTCAGAAGGTCGCCATAGAAGGCGTCATCCTTCTCGATCAGCGCTCCGAACTCGTCAGCATTCAAGAAAGCGGGTGAAAACCCGATATTCCCTGCAGCACTACGGAACTGTTCGGATGCAACGGCCGCCTCTGCTGCAGCTTGTAGCTTGGCCACGACATCCGCAGATGTTCCGGCTGGGGCCGCAAGCCCGCGCCACATGGAAATGTTCACATCTACGCCCTGCTCTTGCGCGGTTGGCACCTCTGGAAGAACGGCGACACGTTCATCGCCCGTCACAGCCAAGACATTGAGCTCGCCAGCTTGCACATACGACGCGAATTGACCGGGCCACTGAATTGCGGCGTCAATGCGCCCTGCCAATAGCTCAACCGGCGCTTTGCCTTGACCGTAAGAGATATAGGCAACCTTATCGCCAACACCCATGGCATCAAAGAGCGCGGCCGACGTCAGATGGGTGAAAGAGCCCTTGCCAGAGATACCCACTTTGAGCGTCCCGTCCATTGATCCAATTGCGGCCGCGAGGTCGGCAAGGGTTTCCCAGCCTGTGTCACTGTTCACGGCCAAAGCAGGGATTTCGGTCGAAACCCGCGCGATTGGTGTAAATGCCGTATAGTCGAAAGGCACTCGCCCTGTGTGATGGGTCGTACTGATCGAGTTCGAATTCCATACGATGTTATAGCCGTCAGGCGCAGTCGATACGACATGCGAGTAACCGACAGCGCCACCGCCACCCGTGCGGCTTACCGGAACGACCGGCTGCCCCAATTCATTCGACATCAACTCGGAAAGCAACTGAGCAATCGTATTGGCAGTGCCCCCGAAAAGCACTGTCATATCGACCGGCTTTTCTGGGTATTCAGCTTGCGCTGCGCCGCCGAACGCAATCAGCGCTGACGATAGCAGGCCAACAACCCCGCTCTTGATTTTGGTTCTAAGTTCCATTTCTTCCTCCCTTTTTGAGACCGATTTCGCTCGGACCAAGCGTCTGCAATTAGTGTCTCGCGGCTTCTGCACGCTCCTGTCTGGCCGATTGGGCAATCTGTTCCCGCCCCGGGACATGGTCCCGAAGCGCTTTCAGGATTTTCTCCGGCGTTGCAGGCAACGTCTTTATGCGCACCCCGATTGCGTCGTAGATCGCGTTCATGATTGCCGGCGCAGTCGGGACCAGAGCCGGCTCGCCAATACCCTTCGCCTTCAGAGGGCTTTTGGGATCTGGGTCTTCAACGATCACACAGTTGATCTGAGGGATATCCAGAGACGTGGGCAGGATGTATTTGGCGAAGCCATGGGTAATCGCATGCCCTTTCTCGGTGATGTACTCCTCCATCAGAGCTTGCCCCAACCCTTGAACAACGCCCCCCTCGATCTGTCCCTCGACGCCGCGCGGATTGATCGCGCGGCCAACATCGTGAGCTGCCCAGATGCCCAGAACCTGCACCTCCCCGGTCCAGGTATCGACCTCAACCTCTGCAACCTGTGTCCCAAAGACATAGGCCTGCCAGGGGCTTCCCGATCCATCCACAGGGTCCAGACCAGTTCCATGCGCAGTGAAAGACGCCGATCCCACCGGCACGACACCGCGCGCCTTGCACGTTGCGACCGCATCCTTCATCGACATGCGCAAATTGGTGTCCTCGGCCCAGATCTCGCCATCGAAGGCCCGCAACTGTTCAATTTCGACATCCCAATGATCCGCAATCTGTTCAAACAGTGCGTTCCTCGCCTCGCGCGATGCGAGCGCTACCGAATTGCCGATCATATATGTTTGGCGTGTCGCGCCAGCATGTGCCGCTTCGGGCGAACGAGCCGTATCATTGTCGCCAATTGTCACGTCTTGGGGCTTGATGCCCATCTCGTCTGCTGCCACCTGTGCCAGAACGGTCAGAATGCCTTCACCGATCTCAGTCACACCAGTGACCACCTTTCCTGTGCCACCATCATCGAGCTCTGCCCAAGCGCCAGCGCGATCAATCGTTGCCGTCCGAGCGATGCCATACCAGCTCGCCGCCATTCCGCGGCCGCGTTTCATCCTAGCCATCACGCAACCCTTTCCGTGGTTTTGGCATCATTCTTGGCGGCACTTTTGATCCGCGCCCCCAATGTGCAAGGTTTCCGGGTATCAGGACCATTGAGATCCCCTCGCTCTGCTCCGCGCACGCGAGGAGCACCCGCTTCCCAACGAGAGGCTGTCTCCGCGGCTTCAAGGACACGGTCCAAAGACGCGGTTTCGAGCCGTTGCTGGGTGTGCGTTGTCGACCCAATTTTCATCATGTTGATGCGTCGGATCTCAAAGGGGTCCATGTCCAGCGCTTCGGCGGCCATGTCCATCATGCTTTCAGTGGCGAATTGCGCCTGCATGCCGCCAAACGTCCTGAACGCACCCGAGGGCGTATTGTTGGTGTAAACCGCCCGCGTATCGACAGACAGATTATCCACTTCGTATGGGCCGCAAGACAAAATTGCTGCCTTACGCATCACGCCTTCACTCGACATGCCGTAGGCACCGCCGTCGGACAGCATGTCGAACTCAATGGCTGTAATCTGGCCGTTCCACTTGAGGCCCATTTTGTAATGCACGCGGCTGGGATGCCGCTTGGCCGAAGCGATCAGGCTTTCTTCACGGGTGAAATTCAGTTGTACAGGTTGATGGGTCTTCATCGCACATAGCGCGAGCATCCCCTGATAGATCATGTCTTCTTTGCCACCAAAACCGCCACCAACAGGGCTCATGATGAACCGCACTTTGTTAATCGGCTTGGCTATGATCTCGGCAAGCATGTGCCGATGGTGGGTAATGTTCTGCGATGGTGAGATCACCACCACTACATCATCAGGGTCGACATAGGCGATCCCGGCTTCTGGCTCGAGATAGGCATGCTCGACTTGCTGGGTTCCGAAATCATCCTCAAGTATCAGGTCCGCTTCAGCGAAACCTTTCTTTATATCGCCCTTCCGAACAGGGATATGCTTCACCAGATTATCGGGGGCATAGTCATGGATCACAGGCGCGCCCGGCTTCAGTGCATCCGCAGGATCGTAAACCCCCGGCAACTCCTCGTACTCGACCTTGATCATTGCCAATGCACGGCGTGCAGTAACGAGGTCCTCAGCAGCGACAGCTGCCACAGCTTCCCCCACATGGCGCACCTTGCCCCGCGCCATGATCGGTTGGTCATGCACAAACACACCAAAGCCGTCTTTGCCCGGAACATCATCGGCTGTGATCACGCACGCCACACCGTCCATCGCTTCCGCCGCACTTGTGTCGATCGACACGATACGCGCATGGGCATGGGGAGAGCGCAAAACCTGCATTTGCAGCATGTCCGGCATCTTCATGTCAGCCGCATATTTCAGCCGGCCCGACACTTTCGACGGGGCGTCCAGGCGGCGCACATTGGCGCCGATGTAACTGCCATCGACATTGTCTTCTTCAAGGGCATTCTCCGGCATATCACCAGCAATCACGGCCTTTGCAATCTCGACTGCTTCGAAGATCTTCGTATAGCCGGTGCAGCGGCAAATATTGCCACCCAATCTTTCCTTGATCTCTTCGATATCGGCATTCGGATTCTCACGAAGAGCCGAGGTCGCTGCCATCACCATTCCTGGAATGCAGTAGCCGCACTGGCTGGCGCCGGTCTTATGAAAGGCGCGTTGAACCGGTGTCAGTTCACCCGGCTTCGCTAGGCCCTCAACCGTTTCGATCTTCGTGCCCGTTGCTTTGGCCGCCGGCATCAGACAAGACTTCACAAGCTTGCCATCGACGAACACCGAGCAGGTTCCACACTCCCCAGCGCCACAGCCTTCCTTTGCGCCGGTGAGGTTCAACTCGTCGCGAAGAAAATCCAGCAGTCGAGCGTGCGGCTGTGTCTCACGAGAGACTTTCCGGCCGTTGACTTCAGCATCTATTCTCACTTTAGGCATTTGCTTTTTCCTTCGCGTCTGCAAAATCCACCTGGACTTCGGGTTGATCCTCCAGCGCATCCTCAAGGGCGGCTCGAACGAAGTTGACGACAACCTCGCGCCGGTATTCCTTCCGGCTGCGCGACCCTACGGTGTCGGCGGCGGTCTGTGCTGCACGTTCGATCAGCGCATGCGATATCCGTTCGCCGCGCAGCACGCTTTCTGCCTCGGTCATCCGGATCGGCCGGGGACCAACACCGCCCAGAGCAAGGCGGACGTCCTCAAAGACACGCCCATCACGATCGGCTTTGACCAAAGCAGCACTGCACGCGACCGAAATCACAAGCGACCGCCGTTGCCCGACCTTCTGGAAAGACCCTCCATACCCGTTGGCCGTATCCAGAATAACTGCGGTCGCGATCTCATCTTCACCGATCTGGGTTTTGCCGGGGCCTTCAATGAAATCGACCACCGGAACCCGACGGCTGACCACCTTGCCATCTTGCAGGCGGGCCAATTCGATCTCGCCATTCAAAGCCACCACTGCGGGCGTCCCGTCAGCGACAGGGGACGCATTGACGAGGTTTCCGGTTACAGAAGCTTGTTCGCGGATTTGGTCATCCGCAAACCAGATCGCGCAAAACGGCATGCACGGCAGGCTGCGCATCAACGTCGGGTCTGTCAGGAAATCCTGATAAACAGTATTGGCCCCAAGCCGCACACGACCGTTCTCGAACGAATAGCCGTCCAATTCCGCGATCCGCGTAACATCGACAAGCTCAGGCAGATGGACATCCCCGGCCCGCCCTTCACGGGCCCAGGGCAAGATATCTGTGGCACCGGAGACGAGCCGGCTGCCTGCCTTCGCTTCGGACCAAATCGTCAACGCTTCCGACAAGTTCGTCGGCAGGTGATAGTTGTCACAGGTCAGCATGGTTCGCCTCCTTTGTTCTGGCTTATTCAGCTGCCACTTTTTTCGATTGCTTTTGCGGGTTCTTGACCACGACCTTGATCGCATCTTCGACCCGGTCCTTGGCGTAGCGCAGCGCTTCTTCCAGATCGGACATCTCAAAGGTGTGCGTATGGATCAGCGTCGCGTCGAAACGCTTCTGCCGCATAAAAGCTTCGGCCCGGTGCGTTGCCGTTTTACCTTCACCACGGATGCCGTAGAGGTAGATGTTATTGCGCACGAGATAGGCGACATCGACTTCAGGACTGTTGTGGGGGAACGCCGCAAGGCAGATCTTGCCACCACGGTTCACCATCTGCGCCGCTTCGTTCAGACCGTTCGGCGCGCCGGCACACTCGACCACATAATCGACACCCATGCCGCCGGTCAGCTCACGGACTTTTTCAACAACATTTTCGTTGCGCACGTTGATCACATGATCTGCGCCCAGCTTCTTACCGATCTCAAGCCGGTTGTCGCGCGTGCCAGTCAGGATAACGGGTTGCGCGCCAAGCGCCTTGGCGACCGCTGCGCCCATCAGGCCGATGGGTCCGGGACCTGTGACAACGACACTTTCACCGGCGACCAGTCCACCAAGTTCGGTCAGGCCATACATTGCGGTTCCGGCAGTGACGACCAGCGTCGCTTCTTCGTCGGTCATACTGTCATCGACGTGGACCAAGGTATTGATATTGTTGACGGCGTACTCGGCAAAACCCCCATCGGTGGTGAAGCCATTGGCGCGGTGTCCCTTATCCACATCACCATAGTTCTTGCCGTAGTTGTGGCATGACGTGTACATACCCTGACGGCAGCGCTTGCACTGGCCACAACCAGCGTGGATTTCCACGGTCACGCGCTCGCCAATTTGATATTCGTCGACACCCGGTCCCAGAGCAACAACCGTGCCCATGTATTCATGGCCCGGCGTAAAATTCTTGTTGAACGGATCACCGCCATTGATCTGTGCGGGCGGGCCGTGATGGATGATCTCCAGATCGGTGGCGCAGATCGCAACCGCATCAATGCGGACCAGCACTTCGGCCTTTCCGGGTACAGGAACCGGTTTGTCGGAAAGCGTCAACTCACCCGGATCACCGAGAACCCAAGCTTTCATTGTCTCGGGGACCGGATGGGTTTCGCTGGTGGTTACGTTATTGGGCATGGGCATTTTTCAAGCTCCTTGTCGTTTGAGAGGGCGCTAGATTTTCAGGTCGCGCAGTTTGTTTGAAAACGAATTAGCCGCCGCGATCATTTCCTTGATCAGGTAGTCGCGGTATTCATCGGTGGCCCGATCGGCTGGGATGGTGACAGAAATAGACCCGATGACAGCTCCAGCGCCGGCCCTGATCGTCGCGCCAATGCAAACGATCCCTTCGCTGAATTCCTGATCATCGATCGAGTATTTGCGCCGGCGAACCAAACGCAGCTCCTCAACCAAACCGGAGAGAGAGGTAATGGTTTTGGAGGTATAAGTAGTAAGTCCATTGGCAGAAATGATTCGAACCAATTCTGTGTCGGGGATCCATGCGAGGATCGCCTTCCCCGTCGCCGTGGCGTGCAAGGCTGCCATTTTCTCAACCTCGTCGGGTTCCGCCAGATTATCGTCAGACCCAGGGAAACTGAGCTTTGTCATCAGCGCGGTGTCCCGCAACACGGCGAAT is a genomic window containing:
- a CDS encoding IclR family transcriptional regulator — protein: MVDKPRRFEKSGTMDAQVLPLNIDSDEFGGRTIQSVERALNVLEIVAQERDGVTVSDVSERLELNISTCHHLIATLVKKGFVTHLGRVKGYALGPRLGELVQISEGERDPDVLLTEELKSLGGRLGHGVQFAVLRDTALMTKLSFPGSDDNLAEPDEVEKMAALHATATGKAILAWIPDTELVRIISANGLTTYTSKTITSLSGLVEELRLVRRRKYSIDDQEFSEGIVCIGATIRAGAGAVIGSISVTIPADRATDEYRDYLIKEMIAAANSFSNKLRDLKI